The genomic interval CCTTCCTGATCATGCTGGCAAGGAAATAAGATCATAAAGATTATGTAGAAGAAAGTCATTTTTTATGtgatttttgggggggttaTAGCCTATTATGTAGAGAGAATTACAACAGCATTTCATGTAAAAAGATAGTGGCTACTTTTTCTTGAAAGTCATGTCATGCTATGgaactttaaaggagaatgaaacccttgaaaccagctgaatccatatcaaagagaaaaatcaaagaaacatattgttgaaagtttgaggaagattgaatgaataataagaaagttatgagcatttgaatgtcgagatcactaatgccatgtagatcctcctattggcaatgcaaccaagatctgtgatgtcacacacgtacaactccctcattactttagtacttatttcacttatattctcacttttatagagtctatcacaaggtgaggtgttctctttatgagaggacaagtacagaggtttcacaacattatatcattgatgaatcgtttgtcatatgattagaatgagcaaaaagagatgttttggggtatattttcagtgtccaaaaggggagagttgttcatctgtgacaccatagatcttggtcgcattgccaatgggaggatcgccatagcattagtgatctcgacattcaaatgctcataactcttctattgctagtcctattttactcaaacttttgttgatcttatttttagatttttctgctttcacaaaagctaacttgctccaagagtttcattctcctttaatatagaTGTTTAAATACAGTAATCCAAAAGAATTTAATGATGTTTGTGgcttttttgtttaataaatattcttttttcatgTCCCGttcaacttttgagaccaattttttGATGCCTTGGTACCCTATTTAGAAGTAACCATCATGCATAATTTTGTACTTATGCagcagacccaaaattgttcaaaattacGATATCATGTACAATGTCAATGAAAGATGTGTATTCAgcccaaaattcattaaaagtcattacttttttttattgaaatatattttcttttattgataAGTTATTTAGTTTGATGCTTTATGAGTGAAGTGATGTCGCCAacaaattttgttgaaaatttgttttttaaagtacaaaaacaggaatgtataaaaaaaatatatacataagaaattgattttggtaTTATTAGGAATTAGCATTTTAGGAGCTgtattattgaattttatcatGCCATTATATAGTTAATTTAGTTTTCTACCACCCTGCAAATTTTTATTGGGATCATGTGATCTGCTGCTGAGGTCttgggtgggggtgggggtgggggataAAATATCCTGACAAGACTCAAAATACCTCGGGATTAGTATTAGGATTAAAGTCCTGCCTAACTATGAGTTTGAAGAGGTTCATGGTGGGTATACCAGTCTTAACCAGTCTAATAATACAAATAGATTTTGGATATGACTACTTTTTCACAGGTTGGCATGTGATCTAAATGAATTCTGTTGATGGTGATAGAAAAttggaagaaaatgaaataaaaatgggttccaaatttggaaaaattgcCTATCCAAAAAAATTCCAAATATATATTGTTCCTTTTGGTGGCCAGCTGTGAAAACTCTGAAAAATTAGTTTTATATTAGATTCTTGATATTTATTAGTTATTCtggctttatttcatatttccttaaAGACCCTCACACCCATATATACACTGTTCCCGAGccggaacccccccccccaacgtgGACTTGTTTTGAGTTCACTGGAAGTTCAAGTGGTTGTGGTTTTAGATTCAAGATATACCATACTTAAATGAAGTAATTTacagataatgaaaaatataccaTGTTCATTACCTGCCTCTATATGTATACATGTCGGGCTTTATTGTGATTTTAGATTTAAGGTATGCCATACTTGAAGTAATTGACATAGTGACAAATATACCATACTCTCATAATGGAGAAATTgcacattttaaaagaaattattgtCATAATGTGAAGAATATGCCATACTTTATTGAAGTAATTGGCTTTTTGCTATATAGTGAAAATGGTGAGAAACATACCATATTTTAATAGAGTATAAAAGTAAtttgcatatatacatgtatagtgaaAATTATGCTTTGATTAAGCAAGAtacataccggtacatgtatattgaaaatatacaagTACCATGCGTCTAATGTCTTTGTACAGTACTCAAGTTTACTCTAGCATGCTCTTATTGATAAGAAAAGATCTACTATTATTGACTGAAACTGATACAaattataatgatttaaaaaaaaaatgaatataaaatttaaaaatgatatagCTTTCAGAAAATCAAGGTGTACTGTAATGCATTGATCTGAGCTCATCagttttcatttgtttcatttccCAAACTTTCATGTAAATCTTGAATTTTTTgctctttgataaaaaaattgctttgtGGACTTGCGTAAGTATGTGTAAAATTTTTCCCTACCAAACAGTGTGCGTCATTATTACTCatcaaatgaattaatgaatgttTCAATTGTATGTTTCAAAGTAAATTACGATTTCTGCACTGAACTGAGACACACTTGAACTTGAACTCATAACAGAAGTTCAACATGTGTATCCAAATTTGTAGACAATGTTTGCATAGCTAGGCAAGAATGTATTAGCactgtgggtgtgtgtgtgtatgaggtgactgtatgtttatgtgtattaatctAATGCTTTGGAGGGATAGTATTTTGTATTACACGATGCACTCATCAGTGCTGATTGCATATAAAATACAGGGTTCTCTTACTCATTTGTGCATAGGATCGTAACTCGTGTTTATGAAGAGGAACTTGCTTTACTCTCGATAGTTAGTCAGCAGCTCAGCTCAACATTTATTTCCCACAAGTCTCATCCCTTTAGAAACTTCCCCATGCATTAGTGTTCAGACAGTGCTAAATTGCTAGCGTAAATGTGGATCTCTCTCAGACGATGTGCCATACTGTTGGATATTATTTGCCATACGCACTGTTGCTTCAAACTCTAGAAGTTCATTGGATTCTCATACTATTATTGAACAAAGACTGCTGTTTGTGACTTCATCTATAGAGAATAATTGTGGATATTTTGTGATCCAGTTATAATTGTTTGTGAATAACATTAATCTGATTGAGTTTAATGGTAAGGTTTAATGACCTGTGCTTTTAAGTTTTATAACGTTGTTTTGATCTGACTTGAGTATTATTAGCTAGAGTATATTTTAGAACCATAGGGGTTTCATTaccattttatatatatataactgtttGAGAActtatttaatttttctgtATTAAAGATGAGTAATAATATAAAAGCTTTATTAGGATAAAGATTTTTCAATGAGTTGGGAATAATAGGCATTTGGAATCTTTTTAGCAACAAGTGAACAATATTGATGCAGCATACATACATTATAGTGTATATATTCACATGGTTATTCatgcttatttattcattcatttttttgtttttgttcattcttccgtttgtttgttttttattttcctttttttttttttttggggggggggggtagttttgATGTTTCGTGTTCATAACCAACTATATTCCCCTGAACAAGTTTTTCTATTGTGCATGAATAGTTGACTGccattgtttgtttttgttttgttcttaatAGAGACTTGATTGACCTGTCAGTCAATTTGAACATTTATGCTGCTATTCTAAatattgttttacatgtatgcccttttcaggaccattctctttctctttctatggTCTCCcttgtgtttaaaaaaatcttcatcTTTCCTTCTCTGTGTTCACCAAATTGTTTCCTAATCCTTCTTCCACTTTCTaattttttagctcatccggcctgAAGTGCCAGATGAGCTTAATATGCCGTGGCGTCTGTcgtcaaaatgcttcttcttcgccatttcaagtccgatttcaattctgtttgctttatatgatagtgctaggtgggggattcaaaacttctacacagaattttgaaactcgttacatgtaaatatgctaatttatgcgcatttttcaaaattcaccaaaaaatgcttcttctttagactttatttatttgtttgaccaattttgatttttttttcttccgtctggtagagcttcatgaggttcaccaaacttctacacagaatttttaaatttggagtagaaaattatttatgctaattttatgcaaaattcataaatcacagaaaatgcctcttctttatttgttgactgaatttcaaaatgcttcttcgtcatttcaagtctgatttcaattctgtttgcttttaatatatgatagcattaggtgggggattcaaaaattctacacagaattttgaaactcattaaatatgctaatttatgcgtctttttaaaaattcacataaaatccTTCTTCTTTAAtggttgaccaattttgattttttttctggtagaacttcagattttcagtagaaaattatttatgctaatttatgcaaaatttactaataaatcacagaatatgcctcttcttctttatttgttttcttccagctggtagagctgcatgaggttcaccaaacttgtacataaaatattgaaattttgtctagaaaattatttatgttaATTTTATGCAAAGttttttcataaatcacaaaaaacatgttttctttcttcatttattgatcaatttcaatttcgtTGCTTTgtatgatagctcgaggtggagatacaaaatttcaacacagaattttgaaactcattaaatatgctaatttattcatatattttcaaaactcacaaaaaatacttatttatttgttgattgattttgattatttttgtttcatctgagagctacatgaggttcaccaaggttctacacagagtttagaaattttgactagaaaattatttatgcttaatttatatgaaatttattcatagatcacaaaaaatgcttctacaTACtgtatgtcatttcttcatcaatttcaattctatattctcaatttatgtcaccaatgtaattcactacagtgtcaactgggctgaaattaaagttgtgttaaattttgttgctagatgccggatgagctccacatcattgatgtgctagtttttcTTTGCTGTAATCTCCCTCTCCCCCCCACCCCATTACCACCTGTCTCTGACTTTGAAccttctgtttctttttttcttcttgcttTTGAGTGGGGACGTCACAGTGTTATAAAGAGGAATGGTTTATTATTCTGTTAGCTGCATGGTACACAGCatattaaaaatgtaataaactACTGGCACCAAGCATTGCCACCAGTGAACCTTTCACATTgcgttttttggggggttgctAACATAATATTAAAGCCTAGCTAAagcttttgtaaaaaaaatttataatcAAGTGTCAGCTAACCTTCCGATGAACATGACAGAAGTGTATTAGCCGCTATGTCATATTTTAACTGCTAATTCTCAAATATTTAGACCTAATATATCCAGCATCCTTTTgtgatgatttatttattttgttaaggTTTTTTAAGTGCATATTTAGTGATTGGATATCAGCAATCTACAGAgagattatattttaaaaaatgcagctTATTCCATACTTTGAAGTACgtattaattttatattaaaaaagcaTTCACatactttattttgattgggtgTAATTATCAGAACAAATTGatattaaatgataaataatgaaattataaaaacaagACTTGAAATTTTAATCAAGTTTactttatgcattttatatgtggCCTTGTCTTGGTTGGGTACAAACATTTATGTATAATGTACATGATATTTGTACTACCCAAATATGCCAATCACAGTTGATGTGCATGCCATGTTTCGGTTGCATTATATCATTAGTTCTGAATATAGGGCTAATAATCTCGGACATTgtaaaagtttcaaaaatagGCTTAAatctttctatatatttttttatttggcaacagCCTTTTGACTATAAAggcatgtacactgtatgacTTTCTGCCAATGACAATTCGATTTCCTCagcacatgtacagtatatcagCATTGGGTGCCTCATTGAAAGCATTCTAGTTTTATGTAAACCAGACCTGATATGGAAAGTCTGTTTAAATTTATCAATTGTACAAGTAACATAATTGTGATTCTATTGCAAACCATATACACAAAAGTTACTATCAATGGTAAATAATGAGCACTGCATCCCTGGAACATTGATTTTATCTTCCTGGAACCTTTTAGATGGTCTTTGTAagcaggggggtgtttcacaaagatttaagtatgacttagagtcgcacttaaatgcctagttgcatgTGGTATAAAAGGCATTACCGCATTGGCCAGATCATaccaagaggacgcgcactactgcgtattgatcaattagatcacgcgttgcatatcatgtacgcgtcgggatttaagtgcgatttaactcatatttaaatctttgtgaaacacccccctggttaTCAATACATTTATTATTCTAATGGATTCATACTCTCTCCTACACCCTCCCCTGAGCGTATTACaagaattatttatttcttcagaAGACGACCCTCTGCACAGGATGTACCTTATTTAAAGAGTTCCCCATGTTCTAGCTCGCTAGGCCGTAAATAGACGCTGATTTAagcttgaattttatttttggagTGTCATCGTCATTTTCTAATCATTTGAATGTAGTCTGATTCCAAGTCTGTGACAAAGGATCGCCACATTTTTCAGATGACTTCTCCCAGGAAAGTAGATGTGTTCTATCACTTCATATAAACTTGAGTTTAAATTAGCACCACCTCACTGAAGCCTGAGAATTCGCTCACAGAGACTTTCTAAATAAATTAGATTGATGTGTAATTTATGtatcattttatgtttcagGTCGGAGTACCTCTGGAATGTGTGTACTGAAGCAGAAGAGGgtgaactgatgatgtcattctATTGGAGGTGAATGCAGGAGGAGAAATCAGAATAACAAGATGACATTAGTGGTGTTTCCAGAAGGGAGTCAGCAGCCCTCGACTTCAGGACATCAATGTAGATCTGGAGGAAACAGAATGGCTGGTGCAGGACAGTCTTCAAAGCCAGAGATGTACAGCAGGGCTGTACAGACAGGCTTTCCACACACCCCTGAAAATGCCAATCTGCAGCAAACACACCAACAGCTGCCCATCTGTGTTTGTGGCCAGGCTGACGAGAACTGTTGGTGTGAGAGCCTTGGGTTCTTGAAGGACCAGGAGTTATGCAGGGTTGTCTTACAGAAAGGATGTCCAAGGTCAAGGGTTGCCCTCCTGCTGAGCATGCATGAGGAGTTCTGCAAATCAGCCAGGGGAGATCCCATCATCAATACAAGGAGACGAGGAAGTGCCCATGGAGATATTAGGGTGAGGCGTTCTAAAGCTGCACCTCCACCAACACTGCCACGTCCAAGAGCTCAAAGCGTGATTGTACAAAATACCAGAGCTGCCAATCGTCTCAATGAAGTAAACGCCAAAAGAAGTCCTCAAGTATCTGTAAAGCCAAAGAAATCAGTAGATCCTAATCAACAAGGACAACTTCATGGAAAAGGAAAGTGTGGTAACAAAGTCCTAACTAAGAAGGATCAGCAGTatacaaaagagaaaaagtGCCTTGAAAGAAATGTATTGTCCAATGGCACTGCTTCAAAAGAGGAGAGCAGTTCAGCTGAAGAGGGAAGTCACTTGGACCAAACTAGCTATGTCTCCAAGGCATGGCTTTTATTTACAGGAtgtgaaaaagggaagaaatcCAAAGAATCTGTATCAAAACCTGAAGCGTTGTGTGATAAAAATCCCAACAGTGAAGAAGTTCCTGTCAATAAGGCATCAAAGAACCAATCAGCTCGTCTTGAAGGATCATTACAAAGTGATAAAAAAGATGATCCTAATAGGATCACAGGTCTTAGTGTTAGCTCAAAGAGGAAAGTAACAAACAAAGATGAATCAACTCCAATGTCATCTGAAAGCTCAAATAAAAATGCCAGCCATTTGAAAGTCAGAAAATCAGACGAGTCACTTCAAACATCCGCAATATTCAGAAGTGACAAAGAGCAAAGAGTTGGAAAGTCTGATATCAGCGATGAATGTGACCGCACTGCCCTCCTGGATAGAGTAACAATACCCCAAGATGAAGTGGAGAGTACCACCCTTGGTGCATGCCATCTTGATCCACAAGATAGTATCATGGACCAGGAACTGTCAATACTTATTTCTTTACCTCAAGAGTCTAGGGTGATCTTGAAAGACAGAGGTGTAAATGACTTGGACCAGAACTCTGAATTAGCTGGCAATGAAGTGAATGAAAGGTTAAAAGACAATGGGCATCTGAATGAGACCTTGGCATTATCTGTTCTCAAAGTTGACCGTGTGTCTTGTCAGGATAAAGAAATAGGCAATGATGTGTCCGATTGTGAATCAAGACTTGGTACAAGTCACGATGTTACGGTGATAGATAAGTCAGAGACGGAGGATGGCATGATCAgaacagaaacagaaaatttCTCTCTTTCAGCTGCCTCTAGTTCACCCTGTTCAATCAAGGAGGATGATTGCAATATTGAATCTAGGCAAATCAACAACTCTCAAGAAATGGGCTCTTCTCTGCTCAAAATTGCACAAGGAAAACCATGTTCCGAATCTACTTTGCAGGTCGAGGATGATTCTCTACTTGGGGCATGTGCAATTTTGAAAAAGGACCAATCTGTTTGCAATAAATGTAACTCTTCGGAAGGAAATGGAATTGCCAAAACCTCCCCTGAAAACAAAGTTGTTAGTTGTCACTCACCTACTTGGGAAGAGGAATTCCCTGTCTTACCATCTATCGGCATTGATGAAGATGAAAAGCTAACTTCAAACCAACAACCTCCCATCTCTGAAATTCAGTCATGCGAAGCCTCAAGACAGGTTGTTAAGTCTGCTGCCGGCATAGATGCAGAGCATCATATAAAAGTAAATTTCAATGTGAAGCAGGATGAGAGTAAAAGAATGAAGAAGGATGATGTAATCATGAAGCAAGGCACTAAGAATTTACATCAGAAAGTGAGCAGAAGGTCAGAGaatgaaaaaatcaaagaacGAAAACACCAGAGAATAATGAACCCACGCAAGGTTGGCATGTTGAAATATCTCATTTGCCAAAGCCCCCTCATCCTAAGTGAATTGAATGACAGTGACTTTGAAGATTCAGATAGCGAATCTGAAGATTTGTCCTATAACCAGGAAGATCGATTTGCCACTTTTCCGGTCGAGATTGTTCTCAAAATTGTCAGGGAACTTTGCACGCGTGATCTCGCCCAACTGAAGGTCACTTGCAAGAACTTTTACTGGCTGATCAAGAAGTACAACATTGTAGGAGTTGACTCAAGGTGGGTTGAGAATGGTGCATATCGTGACGACCCATGTATGAAGTGCGGTAAGGTGAGGGACAGACGGGGTGATGTGTCATTGTGCTATTTTCATCCCAAGTACTACTACAGAACAGGGAATGGAAGACACCACTGGACATGTTGCTTGAACACCAGCAGGGATGCTCCAGGATGCGTTGAAGGTCTCCATGATAACCAATGGACAACATCTAAGGTAATGAAGAGAAGCATCCCTAGACAGTGGAGTTTCAACATGTGGCATCTCTGTCCTCACAAGGATAACATGGATCCATAAAGGTACTGTCTTTAGGTTGCTGGTTACACACTTATCTAACTAAAGCCCTATAACACAAAGCTATGACTGATTGTATAGTTGATTTGAAGGATTGATTTCTTGTAATGACGAATGCAATCTGATAAAAAATCAAGTCTATGATCATTGACTgaactttgtgttacagggccaAGAAAGAATTTGACTCTTGTATACAGATGTTCTTTCCATTGTGTTTCCAACAGATAATATCTGCTTAAGACTGAAGGGCAATACTTGATCTCAAGTTTGGTGTAGATGTTGGTGTTAAGAGTAAATCGGGCTACCTAACCTGGTGTTCAACACTGAATGTGTATTTGCCAAAATTACACCAATTACATAATAGTTTAACACCAAGTGATGTAGGTCTTAGCATTAGCTTCATCTAAAGACCATTGCTTTGACTGTTGTAAAATTCAACCCAACTCCAACACAAGCTATCAATGCCAAAATAAACACCACCAAATGATTATTTCATCTTCTCAATGTTGAGTCAAATATTGCCTTTGTAGTTTTGAGCAGCAAGCACTATCTACTTACATAGCTCTATCAACATACTTTCAGGTCGTCACATGGCCATGTCAACTAACCTCTCACTCAGGGAAACTTGAGATTTAACCCTATATTGTCACAAATTGATAACATTTTGAACTGTATTTAAAATACAGAAGAATTCTATACGATGACGAACTAGTTCAGCCATTTTCAACTTCTGTTGTTTCCATGATGATATATTATACTGCCCTCAATGTCCATTTATAGGTCTTTCTCTTTGTCGTGTGAGTctgtttatattattattttttttattgtgtaattTACACTACACAAGCCCATTTGACATGCCATATTGCCTTTTATATACCAACTCATATGTTATGTgtgtatgtttcttttttttaacatacagtacatgtacatatagctGTAATGAATTGTAACACTTGGAGAAATCCCTTTGGATTTATTgtaattgtatacatgtacatgtaattctagGTTTTACTGTTAATTTGCTTTTGGTCTTGAGTGTGTACATATGAAAGAAAGGGAATTTGTTGTGTATCAATGAAACCAACTGGTAGAACACATGTCCATATATTTGTTGACATACAAATGATGCAAACACCATGAGAGAGCCACAATCTCAATTACACACTATGTCATGTCTTAAGAGGAAACCATGAAAAAATGGGATTATAAAATGATAATCAATGAATCACAATATAGCCTTGAAATTTGCAAAAGttttcccaaataaaacacatgctCATCTTTCCGGTGAACATACTTTTCTCCTGTATGTTATTTGTCATGATCTGCAAAACAGGATCCCCTTGTCAAAGCATTCATGGTAATTTTccaccccgggggggccacttacattgacgagtggataccatgcgcgaccaagaaaacacgtaaaaaggatgtctttttcaagatagggcacgttacgtacgtaacgtgataagggtgtcaaaaacacaaaaataatgaaaaaagggtatgtttttcgctaggaaagctacgtgtttagggtcacatttgcggggatgataaaacaaaattaaaatgttgtataaaggatgtcctttttctggctttttgccccaacactacgtgtttagagtcccgatttgcgcgaggtgaggaAGGTGGGACCTTACtcaaccaaatggtgtgtaaattaggtaaaaaccgacgaccgacggacccgtgacacaacaataacatttacttgtttaggggttcatttcagggaatacttgccaagagtatagttttgtttccaatacttgttaagggtagggtttcagacgccaatacttgttaaggggtgcattttcagaacatggaaaatacgtgtttagggtgcttttcgagaccccgtggtcgcgcatggtatccactcgtcaatggaagtggcccccccgggtttTCCACTTTGCTGAGTTAACTTTGGCAGTACTTACAGAGCTATCTAAAACCTGGTTTGTTTCCCTGCAATGTATCCTGTATTAAATAGGAGCTCAATGTAGACCCAAGCTATTTCCTCTAGTCATAAAACCATGACTAATTCATGTAGAAATCAACTAGGGGgtggtttcataaagctgttgatGAAAATTATCCATGATTTTACGATCGACTGGACTATGACGACCTTGATACAAGTTCATTTCAAGTCACAGTGTAAAGTTCAAATGTGGTGGTATTGGTTAAGTTAATATTgcaaataatttgaattaaatatgGGCACTGTTTCAGAATACATGTAACATCAGTGTTAAATTTTGCCATCAACTATGCAACACAGGGAGCAGGGTAAACATtgaatttttagattttttttcttgtgttcAAGGATTGACCAGCAGCAAAATCTGTAATTGTTAATTTATTATCAATCCATTAATAAAAGTAATTGTACATTCATACAGTATGATTGCAAAGCATAATAAtaaacaacatacatgtagccacAGTATACAGATAGTAGTAATGCATAAAGGTGATGtagatcattttttttaatacagtagTCCATGATTGTGTGGCATTCCCTTTAATTAGAATACCATTTTTaacattaatattttgtttcatttattttcaaattgatctCCAAACAAATGTAATTGCCATGTCGTAATAAACCCCTCAAGAATTTTGCAAAGAAAGTATGAAGCAACCAGTCTTCTCATAGAATCAGTATTGGATTTATATTTAGTCTTCTCCTTGAATCAGTATTGGATTTATATTTATTCCTCTCATAGAATCAGTATTGATTTATATTCAGCCAAGGTTATTTACATTGGGTAATCTGATCTCAAAACGTGAGAAGGCCTCTATACCAAACCCCAATCTTTACCAGCATAGCAGCAATGACCTTCATAAAATGTCATGACAGCCAATTTATCTTTCTTTCCACCAGAATGCcacattttcaatatcattaaATTACATTTATGATTGCCTACGAATTGGCAGTTTAATTTGATCTGTTTTCTTGATCGTGATAATTCAAACTATGAACCAACTGATTTCTAATTTAGAATTTAAAATGACTTTTAACTTGGAAGTATTTCTTCTAGCTTTACCTTTATTAGTTTATAACAACCATTGGCCTTATCAATTAAATATATTAGCTTATATTAGGGTTTGTTCATTGACAagccaatttattttcaatattttgataccAGATATAACTTTTGTAAATGTTAGTCACtactacatgtagctgctacttaatttcaaataaaacttGGCCCGCATGTTTGTTTTTCTATCTCAAATAGC from Lytechinus pictus isolate F3 Inbred chromosome 2, Lp3.0, whole genome shotgun sequence carries:
- the LOC129255047 gene encoding uncharacterized protein LOC129255047, translating into MTLVVFPEGSQQPSTSGHQCRSGGNRMAGAGQSSKPEMYSRAVQTGFPHTPENANLQQTHQQLPICVCGQADENCWCESLGFLKDQELCRVVLQKGCPRSRVALLLSMHEEFCKSARGDPIINTRRRGSAHGDIRVRRSKAAPPPTLPRPRAQSVIVQNTRAANRLNEVNAKRSPQVSVKPKKSVDPNQQGQLHGKGKCGNKVLTKKDQQYTKEKKCLERNVLSNGTASKEESSSAEEGSHLDQTSYVSKAWLLFTGCEKGKKSKESVSKPEALCDKNPNSEEVPVNKASKNQSARLEGSLQSDKKDDPNRITGLSVSSKRKVTNKDESTPMSSESSNKNASHLKVRKSDESLQTSAIFRSDKEQRVGKSDISDECDRTALLDRVTIPQDEVESTTLGACHLDPQDSIMDQELSILISLPQESRVILKDRGVNDLDQNSELAGNEVNERLKDNGHLNETLALSVLKVDRVSCQDKEIGNDVSDCESRLGTSHDVTVIDKSETEDGMIRTETENFSLSAASSSPCSIKEDDCNIESRQINNSQEMGSSLLKIAQGKPCSESTLQVEDDSLLGACAILKKDQSVCNKCNSSEGNGIAKTSPENKVVSCHSPTWEEEFPVLPSIGIDEDEKLTSNQQPPISEIQSCEASRQVVKSAAGIDAEHHIKVNFNVKQDESKRMKKDDVIMKQGTKNLHQKVSRRSENEKIKERKHQRIMNPRKVGMLKYLICQSPLILSELNDSDFEDSDSESEDLSYNQEDRFATFPVEIVLKIVRELCTRDLAQLKVTCKNFYWLIKKYNIVGVDSRWVENGAYRDDPCMKCGKVRDRRGDVSLCYFHPKYYYRTGNGRHHWTCCLNTSRDAPGCVEGLHDNQWTTSKVMKRSIPRQWSFNMWHLCPHKDNMDP